Sequence from the Fragaria vesca subsp. vesca linkage group LG4, FraVesHawaii_1.0, whole genome shotgun sequence genome:
TGCATGTTATTTAGTCCCTTCAGATGTAATGAGATACAGAATGACCAAAATAAAAAGGGATTATCAACTCTAACCATGTGGGCCTTGATCTCCTCTTGTAACGTTTCCAAGTCAGACTTTAGTTGGTCAACAACACTTCTCTGGAGGAGCAAACAGAAAAAGTAAGATTGAAGTAATGACATGTTTAATGATCTTTCCAGTGGATGTCATAACTATTATACAAGAGAATATATATAAGAATAGTTTTTCAAGAAGGCAGACAGAAACTCATACCAAGATTTACATCCATATTTTATATATTACATGCTACTCCTAATGCACAGACAAACTAAACAGAGACACAAATATGATGCCTTGAAATATCATGTCATGCAAACAAACCTGTTGGTTATAAGTCTCTGTCAAAGAAGAATTTTCAGAAGCCAATGACTCAGCTAAAGAACGTGAAGCCTCAAGTGCTCGTTGCAAAGAAAACTTTTCTTGTGTCAAGTCTTCAATGTGCTGCATAACATAAACAATAAGTGCAGAACATACGTTATCAAATAATTATTCCAAGCAGAGCTCAGCAGTGCAAGTTTACAATTAAATTTAAATATACAAAAAGTAAAATTATCAATTAAAGCTTTCACTTTGCCGGTATTCCAATCTAAGATCTTCCACAAAAAATAGAGAATTGTTGCTCACAAACTATAATTCAAACACAGGATTGTAACTGAAAGTCACTTAACTAGATGACTAAGGAAATTTAGCACGCAATGCTTTAGAAACATGAATCGTCTCACAGAAAAAAGGCCAAATGGATCAGATGAATAGGTATTGGCCTGGTAAATTTATCCTTCTCAGCTATATAAAAGCTATTTTCCTAATAGAGCAAAGGCAACCTTGAGAATAATACTAGAAGCACACATGATCCAAATACCTTCCTGATGCAATTTGAAAGATAGGTGCTCCAGGCTCAGGCTCCAACTGTATAAGCTAGCATCACTATGTTAGAGGAGACTTCATTACAATCTACATCTCTTCATTTTAACTGTAGCTATGTTTACCACCCCTCAAAGTTGCATCTCACAACCATGTCATCAGTATAACTTGAGGTGAGGTTTAACAGTCAACCATATATTTCCATCAGAAAGGAATCTATGAATCAAATTGCAAGTCATTCCTTTCCTATGTGATGCTTCACGTGTATTGAACAGGGGCCCATAGTGACCAACTATTTAAATGCTTGAGGACATTTTTAAGTTCTAAATTAGATTCATGTATTTATCTTTTAGATGGAGAAGACATAGAACCAGAGGACAATGTAAATATTCAGCTGCCGATAATAATGGAATACAGTACCTGTTCCAAAGCTGCAAAATCGTCATTTTGCTTCGATGAATAAAACTCATGTTTTCTGTCCAAGTTACTCTCAACTATTGGCCTCTGCTGGTCCACCCCAGCACTAGAAAACAGTGAAGACTTATTGGAATGCTCGAATGAATGAGGTGCAGCGGGTCCATCGTCCATAGATGGCTTATGGAAAGGCAATGATCCCAGGAAGCTCATGCCATTTGATTTAGAACTGTTGGAGAAATATGACTCCTCAGGTTGAGCTTGTTGAAAAGGACTCCCGGAAGAAGCTCTGGAAACATTAAGAGTATCGAGGAATGATGGGCGAGATCTCCTAGAACTAGAATCAGGTGTAACTGACTCTGGCTGTACATAATTGGACGAACTTCTAGCATCATATCCATAGCCAGTGGATTCATATGTTTGCACTTGTGCACTCTGCAAGCTAGACATACCACTTGCAGAGCTACTTAGTCTTCCTTCTCCAAATCTGAAAGTAACTGGATCACTGAAGTCTGCAGTACCACCACGTATGCTTTTCCCAACTTCTTGAGCATACCCTCTTGCACTGGTACTAGGTTCAATCGAGTCTGTCTCATAACGTAAATCCAGTCACAATCTTGCTCCAACCAGAGTTAGTGTAAACAAACACTACAGTTATCAGATCAAAGAAAAACATGGAATAACAAAACCAAATATATTACCTTGATTAAGTGAAGATGATGAAGGAGGGCCACCAGCCATTGTGCTGAAATTACTGGCTTCACTTTGAAGAAATGTGCTGACAGAGTTCTGAGGTGAGATTTTTGCAACAGATTGTTGAGAAGTACCCAAACCCGCACCAACAGAATCACTAGATGAAAGTTTTTGTTCAGACTGATTCCCATAAAAGCTGAATTGTCTTGTGTTGCTTTCAAACTCTTGACTTGCTTGTGGACGTAGAGCAATTGGATGGTTAGATGTGGGTCCATATGGTGAAATACCTAAGGTACCAGTATCTTTTTCAACATCATTACTCATCTCTTTTATATCATAGTTATCACCAACATCTGAGGGTCGAGAAAAACCTGAGACACCATATCTCTTATATTCTTGATTTGCAGAAAATCCATTATAATCATTTACTGAAGGACTACTGTGTGCATTATTTGAAGAAGCATGTTCCTTTTTTTGGGAAAAATCAATGGCAATGTCACCGTTGCTCGATATTACAGAAGAAGCTTCAGTATAACCACCACCAGGCCCATCAGATGTACCAGCTCCGTCAGACACTGTAACTCTTACAGTTTCTACAGGTTGTTTCTCATTTGAGCTGACTTCAGAGCCATTGACTTGGCTAGAAGATGAAGCCTTCTTAGCTCTTTCTGCTGTCTTTTTCTTACGGAACTCCTCCAGCTGCAAGAAAGAACAGGAAGAAGAAAATGTTGAGCAAGCAATCATACTNNNNNNNNNNNNNNNNNNNNAAAAAACAAAAAACAATAACTAATGCTTGGTTACACGAAATACAAGAAAAAAAAATTTAAGAGCGGACATCATACTATGAATCTATCTACCATAAGGTCTCCATGTATGAAGAATGTTTCTTTAAGAGCTATGACAACCTAATCCTATCGTTATTTCATTCATCATTGACCTACTCTAAGACTTCTTTCATCATTCTCTATAGTTCAAATACCTCTAATCCAGCTCCGGCCCCGTAGCTACAACCAATGTGTTAAAAGGTCGAACTTCAACACTCAAAAACATATAAACCAACTAGTCATCCCAATCCCACATGAAACGGCGTCATCGAACCATAATTTGTTTTTCCAATACACATTATTTGCAACATCATATACATTACGAAAACTAGCTAAAGAGAATTAAGACTCATACAGATTAGTAGATTATCACCCCATACAAAAAAGTACACAATTGAATCTAATTCAACATGAATGAACAACAATCATTTCACATTTCCCACCTCATACAACGCATCTACATACATAAATCCCAATTCCATCAAAACAAACCGAACCGAAATTTCGAAAAGCAAAATGGAATAGAAACAATACCCGGCGCTTTCCAGCTTCCAAATGCTCCTGCTTCTTCGTCGAATTGGACAACACCTGAGCCGAAGCCATTCAATTCCCCCAAAAACAAATATCAAACAACTTCGTTCATATATAATTCCACAAACCCCTACCGAACCAAAACCCTAAGCAATATCTGAATCAAGGAATCGAGAAGTAATGCCCCAATGCTCGATTCAAATTCGATCAATGGTAAATTCGGAATTCAAATGCAAAAAAAAAAAAANAAAAAAATAAGAAAAATAGAAATCTTGCGAGGAGATATGAGAAGCTAGACAGAAACAAAACGACCCTAATTTATTTTGATGCGGGCGGAGGCTCCGATCTGATCGTAGAGAAGGAGAGAGAGATGGCGCTGTGAAATTGGCTCTCTGGTTTTTCTGGCTGGCAGATCTCTCCTCCTCCTTCTTTTTTTTTTTTTTCTGGGCGTTTTTTGGTTTTCGGTTTTGATTTTTTGGTTTTGAGTTTTAAATTGATGTCATGATGATAACGTGGCGTTACGAATAGTTTGGGATCTTCAAATTTGATTTTTCCTATTCTTTTTTGTTTGAAGAAATGGGGAATAGGTTACCAAGTGTTCGGTGAATGTCAATAGTTCCTAAACAGTTTAGTGCGTGGAAGGTAAGAATGAGGTGTCCAAACACAAAATATAAGCACATGTGTAAATTGTGTATAGTTCAAAAATGGATACTACGTTGTTATTTTCGGAAAATAGATTTGGAATGACCCAAAATTTGACCATAAATCTACCTTTTTCATCTGGACCTACGATGGGTATAGGAGAATCAGAGTTACATGGCGTGTATCTACACATATGGACATACTCATGTAGTCATGTAGATGGCTAAGATTTCAACGTTTACTTGTACCGCCATGTATATATAGTTTAGGATTAAATTCAGTTTACCCCTTCTAAGGTTTGGGGTTAATATCATTTCAGCCCTCATACTCTCAATTTTGAAAATTTACCCCTTAAAGTTTTCAATTTTCATAAATCATCCCTGTTTGCTGAAATTTCGGCTACTTTGGACGTTAATTTTGACTTCATAACTCATTTTAAAAAATAAAATAGTCATATAACAGCATAAATCGCATTTTAGAACATTTTTTTCTAAGATTTCATGCTAGCATTTAACGTCCAAATTGGATGGAATTTTAGCAATTGGGCTTGATTTATAAAAATTAAAACTTTTAGGGGGTAAATTTTCAAAATTAAGAGTATGAGGACTAAAATGATGTTAACCCCAAACCTCATGGGTAAAATGAAATTAATCCTAAAGTTTA
This genomic interval carries:
- the LOC101305650 gene encoding uncharacterized protein LOC101305650, with amino-acid sequence MASAQVLSNSTKKQEHLEAGKRRLEEFRKKKTAERAKKASSSSQVNGSEVSSNEKQPVETVRVTVSDGAGTSDGPGGGYTEASSVISSNGDIAIDFSQKKEHASSNNAHSSPSVNDYNGFSANQEYKRYGVSGFSRPSDVGDNYDIKEMSNDVEKDTGTLGISPYGPTSNHPIALRPQASQEFESNTRQFSFYGNQSEQKLSSSDSVGAGLGTSQQSVAKISPQNSVSTFLQSEASNFSTMAGGPPSSSSLNQDSIEPSTSARGYAQEVGKSIRGGTADFSDPVTFRFGEGRLSSSASGMSSLQSAQVQTYESTGYGYDARSSSNYVQPESVTPDSSSRRSRPSFLDTLNVSRASSGSPFQQAQPEESYFSNSSKSNGMSFLGSLPFHKPSMDDGPAAPHSFEHSNKSSLFSSAGVDQQRPIVESNLDRKHEFYSSKQNDDFAALEQHIEDLTQEKFSLQRALEASRSLAESLASENSSLTETYNQQRSVVDQLKSDLETLQEEIKAHMVELEAVRNEYANAQLECNAADERSKLLASEVIGLEEKALRLRSSELKLERQLENSQAEISSYKKRLSSLEKDRSDLQSTISALQEEKKLLQSMLRKASTDEKKADVSKSTTKKKDVFTSTEDLANEVSPETVDQDMRDTSSFSMLPENGQSSFEVSSVNIPPDQMRTIDNINTLVSELALEKEELIQSLASETSQCSKLKELNNELSRKLEAQTQRLELLTAQSMANESTPIRQPLSHDVPDSTPYADEGDEVVERVLGWIMKLFPGGPSRRRTSKLL